One Setaria viridis chromosome 3, Setaria_viridis_v4.0, whole genome shotgun sequence DNA window includes the following coding sequences:
- the LOC117848951 gene encoding uncharacterized protein: MAAAEGRMPEGEGKRKEAEKMDARKDGVAREVIRMEREAVIPILKPKLFMRLAYLIEHEVDRNEFLKLCKKVEYTIRAWYLLQFEDLMQLYSLFDPVSGEKRLEQQNLTPDEIETLEFNFMTYLFQVMEKSNFKLLSDEEYDIAQSGKYLLNLPIKVDESKLDKKLLTKYFKEHPHENLPEFADKYIIFRRGVGIDRTTDYFFMEKVDVMISRAWRSLLRFTRIDRLFSKKQHLQPKKDTKKTDEINEDEEEPELFVERIRLEKIELSMKNLMSKMTIQEPTFDRMIVVYRRAGTKTKPDRGIFVKHFKNIPMADMEIVLPEKKNPTLTPMDWVKFLISAVIGLVTLVGSLEMPKADVWVVIAILSGVIGYCAKIYFTFQQNMTIYQNLITKSMYDKQLDSGKGTLLHLCDDVIQQEVKEVIICYYILMEQGKATVQDLDLRCEELIKDEFGAECNFDVHDAIQKLEKLSIVHRDSIGRILCVPLKRANEIIGTTTEELVMRAQSPTS, translated from the exons atggcggcggcggaggggaggatgccggagggggaggggaagaggaaggaggcggaGAAGATGGACGCGCGGAAGGACGGGGTGGCGCGGGAGGTCATCCGGATGGAGCGGGAGGCCGTCATCCCCATCCTCAAGCCCAAGCTCTTCATGCGCCTCGCCTACCTCATCG AGCATGAGGTTGATCGTAATGAGTTCCTGAAGCTGTGCAAGAAGGTCGAGTACACCATTCGGGCCTGGTACCTCCTCCAGTTCGAAGATCTCATG CAACTGTACTCCCTGTTTGATCCTGTTTCTGGTGAGAAGAGGCTGGAGCAGCAGAATCTGACGCCGGACGAAATCGAAACCCTTGAGTTCAATTTCATGACATATCTTTTCCAG GTGATGGAAAAAAGCAACTTCAAGTTGTTATCTGATGAAGAGTATGATATTGCGCAATCTGGAAAATATCTATTGAATCTTCCAATCAAAGTTGACGAATCTAAG CTAGACAAGAAGTTGTTGACAAAATATTTTAAAGAGCATCCACATGAAAATCTACCAGAATTTGCGGACAAG TATATTATTTTTCGCCGGGGCGTTGGAATTGATCGAACAACTGACTACTTTTTCATGGAGAAAGTAGATGTAATGATATCCCGAGCTTGGAGGTCATTGCTCAGGTTTACTAG GATTGATAGATTGTTTTCTAAGAAACAGCATTTGCAACCAAAGAAAGACACCAAGAAGACTGATGAAATTAATGAAGACGAGGAAGAACCAGAATTATTTGTTGAGAGAATTCGATTAGAAAAAATTGAACTAAG TATGAAAAATCTGATGAGTAAGATGACAATTCAAGAACCTACATTTGATAGGATGATTGTGGTGTACAG GAGGGCTGGCACGAAGACTAAGCCTGATCGAGGAATATTTGTAAAGCACTTCAAGAATATTCCAATGGCTGACATGGAAATTGTTCTT CCGGAGAAGAAAAACCCGACGCTTACACCTATGGATTGGGTCAAGTTTCTCATTTCTGCTGTTATCGGTTTG GTTACCCTAGTTGGTTCTCTTGAAATGCCAAAGGCTGATGTATGGGTTGTCATAGCAATCTTGTCTGGTGTGATTGGGTACTGTGCTAAGATCTACTTCAC ATTTCAACAAAATATGAcaatttatcagaatttgattacaaaatcaatgTATGACAAACAGCTTGATAGTGGGAAAGGAACTCTTCTCCACTTATGTGATGACGTGATACAGCAAGAA GTTAAAGAGGTCATAATTTGTTACTACATTTTAATGGAGCAGGGAAAAGCAACAGTACAA GATCTTGATTTACGGTGTGAAGAGCTAATCAAAGACGAGTTCGGTGCAGAGTGCAATTTTGATGTTCATGATGCTATCCAGAAGTTAGAGAAGCTTAGCATTGTTCATCGG GACTCGATCGGAAGGATCCTCTGCGTTCCCCTGAAGCGCGCGAATGAGATCATTGGCACGACGACGGAAGAGCTGGTGATGCGAGCGCAGAGTCCTACTTCTTGA